From Alosa sapidissima isolate fAloSap1 chromosome 2, fAloSap1.pri, whole genome shotgun sequence, one genomic window encodes:
- the LOC121697362 gene encoding toll-like receptor 6, whose protein sequence is MSQLISQMISANLTDDLRNLGKLRHLTLKDTWLTSSLLSQALVNIIQSPLQTLSFLNCSFKEDSKGLEILSVPDLKLIVRNNKLRSLNTIIHYINLLFIHLETLDLSFNPIELPDHTKVIWPSHLKNLSLSGNLLGNHLFDHLSPHFVSLNLTHTDITSVNTDALQPMKDLKQLHMGSNAIRELPPDLMLPALEELHVDRNSISTFKLETFRGLPKLEKLNGANNPFVCDCNLYWFVRDFNKTLLVDWPAAYNCYSPTHLSGTLLKDFHPSQVACDPLSMFAICFTVVLLVLISCGIVFHFMDGAWYVQMLWIWLRVKQRSRNKDRSLESSTFNYHAFISYSVKDAQWVQSELAPHLEASHFQLCLHERDFVPGEWVIDNIINCVESSYKTVFVLSQSFVHSEWCNYELFFAQHRAIGVQRDSLVLILLEPIPPDSLSRKFLRLRSLLRQQTYLPWPQEEPKRQLFWASLTAMLRTGDKTVVADKSAVLQQVAGDIADLCHNETEYADHDQLLKD, encoded by the exons ATGTCTCAGCTAATCTCACAGATGATCTCAGCTAATCTCACAGATGATCTCAGAAACCTGGGGAAGCTCCGTCACCTTACTCTGAAGGACACGTGGTTAACCAGCTCACTACTCTCACAGGCTCTGGTCAACATCATCCAGTCTCCACTGCAGACTTTATCGTTTCTGAATTGTTCATTTAAAGAAGACTCGAAGGGCCTTGAAATCCTCTCTGTCCCTGACCTCA AGCTTATTGTTAGAAATAACAAGTTAAGGAGCCTTAACACAATAATTCACTACATAAATCTCCTCTTCATACATCTAGAGACTTTGGATCTGAGTTTCAACCCCATCGAGCTGCCTGACCATACAAAGGTGATTTGGCCTTCGCACCTGAAAAACCTCTCATTGAGTGGGAACCTCCTTGGGAATCACCTGTTTGATCATCTCTCTCCACACTTTGTCAGCCTCAATCTGACCCACACGGATATCACAAGTGTGAACACAGATGCTCTCCAGCCCATGAAGGACCTCAAGCAGCTCCACATGGGCTCCAACGCAATTCGAGAACTTCCCCCTGACCTCATGTTACCGGCCCTAGAGGAGCTGCATGTGGACCGCAACAGTATCAGCACATTCAAGCTTGAGACTTTCAGAGGACTGCCGAAGCTGGAGAAACTTAATGGTGCAAACAATCCATTTGTTTGTGACTGTAACCTCTACTGGTTTGTGCGTGACTTTAATAAAACATTGCTGGTGGATTGGCCAGCGGCGTATAACTGCTACTCCCCCACCCACCTCAGCGGAACACTGCTCAAGGATTTTCATCCCAGTCAAGTGGCTTGTGACCCACTGAGCATGTTTGCCATTTGTTTTACAGTAGTCTTGTTGGTGTTGATTTCTTGTGGAATTGTGTTTCATTTCATGGATGGAGCCTGGTATGTGCAGATGCTATGGATCTGGCTGAGAGTTAAACAGAGGAGTCGGAATAAAGACAGGAGTCTGGAAAGTTCCACTTTCAATTATCACGCCTTCATATCCTATAGTGTAAAAGATGCACAGTGGGTTCAGTCTGAATTGGCGCCCCATTTGGAGGCTTCACATTTCCAACTGTGCCTCCATGAGCGAGATTTTGTCCCAGGCGAATGGGTCATTGACAACATCATCAACTGTGTTGAGAGCAGCTACAAGACAGTGTTTGTACTGTCACAGAGCTTCGTCCACAGCGAATGGTGCAACTACGAGCTGTTCTTTGCACAGCACCGGGCCATCGGTGTTCAAAGGGACTCCCTAGTGTTGATTCTGCTGGAGCCCATCCCGCCAGACTCTCTTTCCAGAAAGTTCCTGCGCTTGCGATCCTTGCTCAGGCAACAGACTTACTTGCCGTGGCCCCAAGAGGAGCCTAAACGGCAGCTGTTCTGGGCCAGTTTGACAGCCATGTTGAGGACTGGAGATAAGACTGTGGTTGCAGACAAGAGTGCAGTTTTGCAGCAAGTGGCAGGAGACATAGCAGATCTGTGCCATAATGAAACAGAGTATGCAGATCATGATCAGTTAttgaaagactga